The sequence below is a genomic window from Thermoflavifilum sp..
CCAAAAATGGCTATTCTTCGCGGAAACTGCATGCAATATGCAATATCGGAATTTTTCAGGGATGCTTCCGTACTGAAGCAAAAATAAAAGAAAGCCGTTCCTGGTTATTCAAGAACGGCCTAAAAATCCGTTATATCCCGAAGTTTACAGATGCAAGCGCTCTTTTTAGCGAGCAATTCCTCTTCGGATTCACGATATAATTCGTCGGGTACACAGCAATCTACAGGGCAAACCGCTGCACACTGCGGCTCTTCATGAAATCCTTTACATTCGGTACATTTATGCGGAACAATATAATAGGTGTCCACACTGATAGGCGGATTGCGTTGTTCGGCATCTACCACCGTGCCATCCAGCAGGGTATAAGGCCCTTTGACGGATGTACCATCGGCAATTGCCCATTCCACACCTCCTTCATAAATAGCATTGTTCGGGCATTCGGGCTCGCAAGCCCCGCAATTGATGCATTCTTCTGTAATCTTGAGTGCCATTGGAATCCTGTTTTATGAAAACCAGTTTAATTTGCAACAAAAATACACGTTCAAGCAAAGAAAACATAAATTTTTAAAAATCCTCCGTTTGGGTTTTGACAAACTCATGTCATGCTGCTGGATAAAAAAATAGAACTGCTGGAAAGGCTTGGACATTATATGCTTTCCGATGACCCCGCATGGATACAGGCCAGGGAAAAAGCTTCGCTTGAAAATCCCTGGTTCACTCCTGAATTCATTGAACTCGCCTCGCACCATATAGCCCGGAATTATTTGCATCCGCATAAGCTCCAGGAATGGTTAAACCCTTATGCAGAACGACTTCACCAGCTGGTTCATCCTCGTAAAATAGGTCTGGTCATGGCTGGAAATATTCCCATGGTAGGCTTTCATGATTTGCTATGCGGATGGATCAGCGGGCATAGCCTGTGGATCAAATATGCTTCCCGCGATCGTGTGTTGATTCCTTTCCTGGTAGAAAAGCTAAAAGAATGGGCTGATGAACCATTGATGATCTTTGATGCAGACTTATTAAAGGGTTGTGATGCCTATATTGCAACCGGAAGCCAGAATACTTCCCGGTATTTTGAATATTATTTCGGTAAATATCCGCATATCATCCGCCGAAACCGCACATCTGTGGCTATACTCGATGGTACGGAATCAACAGACGAACTTCAATTGCTGGCAAAAGACATTTGTACGTATTTCGGGCTCGGGTGTCGCAATGTAACCAAGCTCTTTGTGCCGGAGGGATACGATTTTCAGGCGCTGGGGCATGCCCTTCAGGCCTATGCTTATTTCCTGGATCATCGACCCTATCGCCATAATTTCGACTATTATCTTTCGGTTTATCTGTTAAATCATCAGCCTCATCAGATGCTCGGGCATATCATCCTAAAACCCGATCCGGCTTTATTTTCCCCGGTAAGTGTGGTGCTCTATGAAACCTATTCAGAACCGGGTAAACTGTCCCGTAGCCTGCTCAATGATGCATCGATTCAATGTGTGGTGGGCAAAGGATTCATTCCTTTTGGTCAGGCGCAATTTCCCGGTCTTAGCGATTATGCCGATGGGATAGATACACTTGCGTTTCTGCTATCCCTGGGCTGACAGGTTAGCAGTGTCTTTTATCCATTCAACTGCATCAGCCGTTATGCCGCTTTTAACCCGTGTTTAACTATTGAAATAAATTATTGTTAAACCCTTTGTTTTCAAGACTATCGGGCTTGAGTCAGTTCCTAAATTTGTACAACAGGTATGCAGTTTGTACACTTCCTATCAAAACGATACAATCATGAAAATACGTCACATTTTCTTAACGGTACTCATCAGCATAGCTGCAAGCCTGGGTACACTGTGGGTGTATTCCCGTTATGTAAATGAACTTCCAGGCCCTTTCCAGAATGGTAGCCAGCATTTGCCCATCAATTACGTTCGTTTAGCTTCAAACATAACTACCGCAAACGCTACCAGCGCACCTACCGATTTTGAACAGGCGGCAAGCATTGTGATTCCAACAGCCGTTCACATCAAAACGACGATTCCGCCTAAAGAAGTTACCACCCCGGGAAATATCTTCGACCCCTTTAACTTTTTTGGAGGCGGTCAGCGATATTATATTCCCGGCCAAATGGCTTCCGGATCGGGGGTGATTATTTCAGACAATGGATACATTGTTACCTGTAACCATGTGATTTCCGGAGCCAGCAAAATTGTCGTAACACTTTACAACGGGAAGAGTTACCAGGCTAAAGTGGTGGGACATGATCCGAATACCGATCTGGCGGTGTTAAAAATTGATGCCCATAACTTGCCCTATTTGCTATACGGCAATTCCGATAACGTGAAGGTGGGGCAATGGGTACTGGCCGCCGGTTATCCGCTGGATCTGGAAACTACGGTAACAGCGGGAATTGTGAGCGCAACCTCCCGCGAAATCGATGTAAATCATCAAGGGTCTTATCCGGTAGATGCTTATATCCAGACTGATGCAGCCGTAAATCCGGGTAATAGCGGAGGACCTCTGGTGAATACCGACGGACAACTGATTGGAATTCTTGCTGCGATTGCTTCACCCACAGGTTCTTATGCGGGTTATGCATACGCGATTCCGGTGAATATTGTGAAAAAAGTGGTGAACGATATCCTCACTTACGGTACTGTACAGCGGGCATTCCTGGGCGTACAATTGTACCGCAATGATATAAACTTCACCCAGGCATCACTCAACAATCGTAATCCTTACGGAAAGGGTGTGGTAGTTGCTGGCGTTGACCCTGATGGTGGCGCTGCAGCAGCCGGTATTAAAGCTGGCGATGTGATTACGGCCATCAATGGTGAACCGGTAAACTCACAATCCGAGTTAATCGAAAAAATTGCAGGTTTCAAACCGGGCGATAAAATCAATGTCAGCTTTATTCGCGACGGTAAAGAACGGAATGTGGTGGTTACGCTTCGCAATCGGGAAGGTGGTACCGGTATTGTTCGCAATTCTGTACTCGATAAGCTGGGGGCTGAGTTCATGACGTTAAGTAAAAGCCAGGCCAATCAGCTGGGAATCTCCGGAGGCGTGATGGTGGGTGATATTGGCGACGGATTGATTAAGGCCCAAACCAACATGCGGGAAGGTTTTGTGATTACACGCATTAATGGATATCCCGTAAAATCGGTTAGTGAGCTGGAAAAGCTGGTGCAGAATGCCGGCCATCATATTCAGCTGGAAGGAATTTATCCGGATGTGGATGGCATTTTCTATTACGACATCGAAGACGAAGAATAAAAACAAAAGGTATCAGGGCTTTAGATATTCATGATGGTGCGCAGGTAATCGAAGAATTCGTTTTTCTTGCGATTGGAGATGGGAATGTTTTGTTTGTCCGACATAATCACGGCTGCACCAACGCCTTTGATGATTTTGACGATATGGTTGACATTGATGAGATACGATTTATGCACCCGATAAAAACCCTTGTCTTCCAACATTTCCTCGTATTCCTTGAGGGATTTGGAAACTACATGGTGGGTACCATTGGTTAACTTTACACGGGTATAGCTATCAAGCGCTTCACAATACACAATATCTTTCAGGTCGATGATATTGTACCCATCGTTTACAGGAATTACAATTTTGGAGAGGCCGGCACCGCTGTTTTTTAAATAATCTTTCAAATAACTGGTTGGCGCTGTGCTACGAATATTTTTTTCTTTGCGCTCTCTGACCTTGGCAAGTGCCTGCTGTACTTCCCCAACTTTGATGGGTTTCAGCAAATAATCGAGTGCAGAAAATTTGATAGCCGTAAGCGCATATTCTTCATAAGCAGTGATGAAGACAACGTCAAACCTGGGGCGATCAAATTTTTCCAGCAATTCAAATCCCTTGTGAGGGGGCATTTCAATATCCAGGAACAATACATCAGGATCGATCTCTTCCAATAAGGCTTCTGCTTCTTCTACAGATGTAGCCGAACCCACCAATTCCACTTCTTCACAATATTTTTCGAGGATATTTTTGAGGATATCAATATTTTTTTGTTCATCCTCAACAATCATAGCTTTGATGACGGGGTTCATGGAATGGGTATTGTTATTTGAAAAAATTGGGTTGGGGTTAAAAACATCCCTATTTTTTACCTGATGGTAAAAATACAAAATAACGATAATTTGTAATCCCTTTTTATGCTGCCTTTCTGGTTTGAGTCACGCAGCTGCTTAATAAGCCCTGGCAAATAACACCCTTCGTTCGGAAGGTTTACCCGTGAGTATGCATTTACCTGGACCGTCATCCGGCAGTTGATCCGGGAAGGGAATACAACGAATAGTAGCTCTGGAAAGCTCTTTAATTCTTGTTTCCGTTTCGGCTGTTCCATCCCAGTGGGCATATACAAATCCGCCAGGCTCATCTAAAACCTGGAGAAATTCATCCCAGCTATTTACAGAAGTGATATGCTGATCCCGAAAATTTTTAGCCTGTTGAAACATTTCCTGTTGAATATGTTCTAACAGTCGGCCCACCTGCTCCGGAAGCTGGTCAAGGGGTAAATACATTTTTTCGCGGGTATCGCGGCGAACGGCTTCAATTTGCTGTTGCTGAATTTCCCGTTCCCCGAGAGAAAGCCGCAGCGGCACACCTTTGAGTTCATATTCAGCATATTTCCATCCGGGACGCACATGGTCGGCATCATCGTATTGCACACGAAAACCGGCTTTTTTGAGTTGCTCCAGAATTTCTAATGCTTGCGCATGTACAGCAGCTTTCTGGGCATCGTTTTTATATACCGGAATGATAATAACCTGAATGGGAGCGAGTTTGGGTGGAAGTTTCAATCCATCGTCATCACTATGGGCCATGACCAGTGCACCAATCAACCGGGTTGATACGCCCCATGAGGTTGCCCACACGTATTCCTGTTCGTTGTTTTTGTTTAAAAACTGTACATCGAAAGCCCTGGCGAAGTTCTGACCGAGAAAATGCGAGGTACCAGCCTGAAGCGCCTTACCATCCTGCATCAGCGCCTCGATACAAAAAGTTTCTACAGCTCCGGCAAAACGCTCGGCCGGTGATTTTACACCCTGGATTACGGGCAAGGCCATAAAAGATTGTGCAAACCGGGTATACACATCCAGCATGCGACGGGCCTCTTCCATAGCTTCCTCCGCCGTAGCATGAGCCGTATGACCTTCCTGCCAGAGAAATTCGGCGGTTCGCAAAAATAGCCGGGTGCGCATTTCCCAGCGTACGACATTGGCCCACTGGTTAATGAGAATAGGTAGGTCGCGATAAGATTGAATCCAGTTTTTATACGTATTCCAGATAATGGTTTCCGATGTGGGACGTACAATCAACTCTTCTTCCAGCGCCGCATCCGGATCCACAATCACCCCTCCTCCAGCCGGATCAGTCTTCAACCGATAATGGGTTACCACCGCACATTCTTTTGCGAAACCTTCCACATGAGCTGCCTCACGGCTTAAAAAGCTTTTAGGAATGAACAATGGGAAATAGGCATTCTGGTGCCCCGTTTCTTTAAACATTTGATCAAGTGTGGCCTGCATGTTTTCCCAGAGCGCATAGCCATAAGGCTTGATGACCATGCAGCCACGCACCGCCGAATAATCGGCTAAACCGCTTTTAATAACCAGATCATTGTACCATTGTGCATAATCCTGCGCTCGAGGAGTAATCGCTTTACTCATAAACTTTGCCTTTACATCACAGAAAATCACAAAGAAAGAGAAAAATCTGCATTGCCATCAAAAAACCGTATGGAAAGCGACCTGTAGATTCATCTTTTTAACAAAGCCAGACTAAACATTTTGCTTTGAAACTCGTCTTAATTTCAGTAACTTTGGATAGTTTACGTGGGTTACCTTAAAACGCCAGACCATGAAATCGTTCTCATATATGCTGTTAGGGCTTGGCCTGCTGCTGGGTGGGTGTGCAACAGCCTATCGTGCCGGCCAGACGCCCGATGATGTATATTATTCTCCTGCACAAACGCAGGAAGCGGTTGCCACGGCCCAATCAGCTTCTTCCACGTCATCAACCGCTGTGAACACGGAAGACGGGAGCCATTATATTGTGTACGATGATCAGGACAATGGAGGGCTTACTTACACCCAGAGGCTGAGGATGTTCAATGATCCGAACTATTTCTATGATCCCTTTGTTTTTTATCCATCTTATGCATTTAATCCCTATTTCGCTTATTCAAGCTGGTGGGGACCTTCCTTTGCCTGGAGTTTGAGTTTTGGGAATTTTTATGCTCCATTTTACTGGAATCCCTGGTATCCTGGCTATTATGCCTGGTACTCGCCTTACCTGTGGTACACGCCTTATGCCTGGTATGGACTTCCTTATGGCTACTATTATGGATTTGCCGGGGGTAAATATGTCATCAATCCCAGGCCGGCCAATACCTATGCGCCAAGGATGAATTATGAAGCGCGCTCCAGCATGATGGGCGGAGCAGCCGGAGCAACAGGTGGAGCTGTGAATACTTCTGCACCCCGGGTATTCTATCGGCAAGACAACAATAGCACTTCGCCCGTAACTCCTTCCAATGCCCGTCGGATATTCACCACATCACCTCAAGAAACGCCGGCTACCAATGTATCCCCGGCTCGTACCCGGCGTGTGTTTATTCAACGACCCGATGAACGACCGGCAAGTATGCCCTCTAACAATAGAAGTGGGTTGTTCCGGATCTTTCGTGCAAACGACAACAATACTTCCGCTCCCCGCTTTCAACCCGCACCAGACCGCAGTTTTGAACCCCGGACTTTCTCCTCACCTGCGCCGGTATTTAGAAGTGCTCCAGTTGAAAACGCAGCGCCTGTCAGAACTTTCAGCCCGAGAGGAGGCCACTGAATCTGGAACAATACTTGCAATTTTACCGTTACATGCCTTTACCGTTGCCGTTTCTGAAAAGAGAAAGGTTATATTTGACTTTGCTTTAAAACCATGCGCATGAAAAATTGGATGTTGCTGCTATCGGCCGTACTCTTGGGTATTACTCAGGTAAAGGCTCAGGACGAAACTGACGCGCTGCGATATAGCCGGACAACTTCGGGTGGGGATGCCCGTACAATAGCTATTGGTGGCGCTGCCGGCTCGCTGGGCGGTGATGCATCCGATATCTGGGTAAATCCGGCAGGTATTGGATTTTTTAAAACCAATGATCTTTCCTTTACACCATTGCTGCATAGCATCAATACCGACGCGCAGTATTATCAAACATCGGCCAGTGATAGCAAAAGCCAGCTTGCCCTGCAAAACCTTGCCCTGATACTGGCCAGTAACAGCAAGCGTTCAAGCCACTGGAAAAATATCACCTTTGGCGTCGGAGAAAACAGAATAGCCAATTTTAATCAGGCGCTGTATTATCAAGGGAAAATCAACACGCCAGCCAGTACGTATTCTTCCTATTCCGATAATTACCTCATTACCCTGGCCAATGATCAGGTTCAGGATGTACAAACAGCTGAAACAAATTATCCTTTCGGCATCAGCGAATCCGTTCGGGCAGGACTGATTGGGCCTGTGTATGATAACAACAACCAATTTGCGGGATGGAGCAGCCTTCCCAGCCAGATTATTGCTGATGGATATGCTCTTTTACAATCAAAAACCTTGCTGACCAGGGGCGGATTAGATGTATTCAGCCTGGCTGCTGCGGGAAATTATGAGGATAAGTTTTTTATCGGTGCCGCACTGAACATCCCTTCCATTTCGTTTGAACGCCACGAAACCTTTGAAGAATCAAATCCGGGCGATGCAAATTCACCGCTCAATAAATACGATGTGCTGAATTATCTAAAAACTACAGGTGTAGGCATAAGCGGCAGCCTCGGAATCATCTATGCACCGGTGAGCGCTCTGCGTTTAGGTATTTCAGTGCAAACACCCTCGTATTATTCCATGCACGACAGTTACTATACCACCGTGACCACCGACACCAAAGATCAGGGCGTGGTGAGCGCCACTACAGCTGATGTAACCGGTGGTTATACGGGCGATTATGCCTACAACCTCACTACACCCATGCATCTGGTGGGAAGCGCCAGCTATGTATTCGGCGCATCGAATCCGGATCCCGAGCGTCTGAAAGGATTTATTACGGCTGATTATGAATGGGTGGATTACCGGAAAGCACATTTCCGGTATGATCAATCGTACAGCTCTGATATTGCACAGCAAAACAAAGTGAATCAAAGCATATCCCAGTTGTATCAGGGGGCTTCCAACATTCGACTCGGTGGCGAATTAAAATGGGATATCTGGGCCGTAAGAGCGGGGTTTGCTTATTATGGCAATCCCTATGCACCCGCAAGTGGAAATGTAAATGCCGCGCAATATAGCTACAGTGGTGGATTGGGATATCGTAACAAAGGATTTTATCTCGACTTTACTTATGTGTTCAGCTCCTGGAAAGACCAGAACCAGCCCTATTACGTGATACAACCCAACAGTCTGCAGGTACCTTCGCCTGCACCCGCAACCTGGAAAGCCCGGCAAAGCCAGTTTGTGCTTACCTTAGGCTTTAAGATCTGATAGCTTGCGCGCTACCAGCTGGATAACCTCCCCGGCTGCATCTGCATGATTGAACCAGCAAATCTCCGGATCTCGACGAAACCAGGTGAGCTGTCGGCGGGCATACTGGCGCGTATGAAAAATGATCTGCCTGACGGCTTCCTCGCGTGTATATTTCCCTTCCATCCAGGCAAACACTTCCTGGTATCCAACAGTTTGCAAGGCAGGATGGTTGCGAAACGCCTGAAGAGCAGCTGCCTCTTCAAATAACCCGGCATGCACCATCTGTTCCACCCGCGCTGCGATGCGTTGATGCAGCACGGCTCGCGGGAGCTGTATACCTATTTTCAGGATTTCAAAAGGCCGGGGCTGTGGCGACCGTCGTTGAAAATGCAGGATAGATTGACCCGTAGCTTCCCTGACTTCAAGTGCCCGGAGCAATCGATGTGGATTGCGCGTATCGGCATGCTGATAAAAAACCGGGTCTTTTTTTCGTACTTCTTCCTGCAGCCAGCTCAGGCCATAAGTGGCATAGTTGATACGGAGTTGCCTCCGCAAATCAGCCGGCACAGGAGGAATCTGGTCGAGTCCTTCACAAAAGGCCTTTACATACAGCCCGGTGCCGCCACATACAATGGCGATAGCGTGATGTTGAAAAATTTCAGCGGCATACGCGAGTGCTAACTTTTCAAAAAGGCCTGCATTAACGGTTTCGTGGATGCTGTGGGAATTAATAAAATAGTGCTTAATCTCCGCGAGTGCTGAAGCATCGGGTTTAGCGGTGCCAATGTTTAATTCTCGATAGCATTGCCGGGAGTCGGCCGAAATAATAGCGGTTTGAAAATGACGGGCCAGGGAAAGCGCCAGGGCCGATTTCCCGGATGCCGTAGGGCCTACAATTACAATGGCTAACTTAGAAAGATTCTTCATCTGCCAGATCCTGGTCTGCTTCGCCTTCTTCCCCGAAGCCTTCGGAAGAAAAATCATCGCTGTGCAGGTCGTATTTCTCTTCCATCTCCATCAATTTATCATTGCCGGGGACTTTATTTTCATACTGGCTCGGTGCAAGTCCTTCCTTACGGGCACAATAAGGATAGGTAAGTTTTTTATTTTCCTGACCCAGTACCTGAATCAATTC
It includes:
- a CDS encoding 4Fe-4S dicluster domain-containing protein; translation: MALKITEECINCGACEPECPNNAIYEGGVEWAIADGTSVKGPYTLLDGTVVDAEQRNPPISVDTYYIVPHKCTECKGFHEEPQCAAVCPVDCCVPDELYRESEEELLAKKSACICKLRDITDF
- a CDS encoding acyl-CoA reductase; this encodes MLLDKKIELLERLGHYMLSDDPAWIQAREKASLENPWFTPEFIELASHHIARNYLHPHKLQEWLNPYAERLHQLVHPRKIGLVMAGNIPMVGFHDLLCGWISGHSLWIKYASRDRVLIPFLVEKLKEWADEPLMIFDADLLKGCDAYIATGSQNTSRYFEYYFGKYPHIIRRNRTSVAILDGTESTDELQLLAKDICTYFGLGCRNVTKLFVPEGYDFQALGHALQAYAYFLDHRPYRHNFDYYLSVYLLNHQPHQMLGHIILKPDPALFSPVSVVLYETYSEPGKLSRSLLNDASIQCVVGKGFIPFGQAQFPGLSDYADGIDTLAFLLSLG
- a CDS encoding trypsin-like peptidase domain-containing protein, producing the protein MKIRHIFLTVLISIAASLGTLWVYSRYVNELPGPFQNGSQHLPINYVRLASNITTANATSAPTDFEQAASIVIPTAVHIKTTIPPKEVTTPGNIFDPFNFFGGGQRYYIPGQMASGSGVIISDNGYIVTCNHVISGASKIVVTLYNGKSYQAKVVGHDPNTDLAVLKIDAHNLPYLLYGNSDNVKVGQWVLAAGYPLDLETTVTAGIVSATSREIDVNHQGSYPVDAYIQTDAAVNPGNSGGPLVNTDGQLIGILAAIASPTGSYAGYAYAIPVNIVKKVVNDILTYGTVQRAFLGVQLYRNDINFTQASLNNRNPYGKGVVVAGVDPDGGAAAAGIKAGDVITAINGEPVNSQSELIEKIAGFKPGDKINVSFIRDGKERNVVVTLRNREGGTGIVRNSVLDKLGAEFMTLSKSQANQLGISGGVMVGDIGDGLIKAQTNMREGFVITRINGYPVKSVSELEKLVQNAGHHIQLEGIYPDVDGIFYYDIEDEE
- a CDS encoding LytTR family DNA-binding domain-containing protein is translated as MNPVIKAMIVEDEQKNIDILKNILEKYCEEVELVGSATSVEEAEALLEEIDPDVLFLDIEMPPHKGFELLEKFDRPRFDVVFITAYEEYALTAIKFSALDYLLKPIKVGEVQQALAKVRERKEKNIRSTAPTSYLKDYLKNSGAGLSKIVIPVNDGYNIIDLKDIVYCEALDSYTRVKLTNGTHHVVSKSLKEYEEMLEDKGFYRVHKSYLINVNHIVKIIKGVGAAVIMSDKQNIPISNRKKNEFFDYLRTIMNI
- the proS gene encoding proline--tRNA ligase, translated to MSKAITPRAQDYAQWYNDLVIKSGLADYSAVRGCMVIKPYGYALWENMQATLDQMFKETGHQNAYFPLFIPKSFLSREAAHVEGFAKECAVVTHYRLKTDPAGGGVIVDPDAALEEELIVRPTSETIIWNTYKNWIQSYRDLPILINQWANVVRWEMRTRLFLRTAEFLWQEGHTAHATAEEAMEEARRMLDVYTRFAQSFMALPVIQGVKSPAERFAGAVETFCIEALMQDGKALQAGTSHFLGQNFARAFDVQFLNKNNEQEYVWATSWGVSTRLIGALVMAHSDDDGLKLPPKLAPIQVIIIPVYKNDAQKAAVHAQALEILEQLKKAGFRVQYDDADHVRPGWKYAEYELKGVPLRLSLGEREIQQQQIEAVRRDTREKMYLPLDQLPEQVGRLLEHIQQEMFQQAKNFRDQHITSVNSWDEFLQVLDEPGGFVYAHWDGTAETETRIKELSRATIRCIPFPDQLPDDGPGKCILTGKPSERRVLFARAY
- the miaA gene encoding tRNA (adenosine(37)-N6)-dimethylallyltransferase MiaA, which codes for MKNLSKLAIVIVGPTASGKSALALSLARHFQTAIISADSRQCYRELNIGTAKPDASALAEIKHYFINSHSIHETVNAGLFEKLALAYAAEIFQHHAIAIVCGGTGLYVKAFCEGLDQIPPVPADLRRQLRINYATYGLSWLQEEVRKKDPVFYQHADTRNPHRLLRALEVREATGQSILHFQRRSPQPRPFEILKIGIQLPRAVLHQRIAARVEQMVHAGLFEEAAALQAFRNHPALQTVGYQEVFAWMEGKYTREEAVRQIIFHTRQYARRQLTWFRRDPEICWFNHADAAGEVIQLVARKLSDLKA